In the Sediminibacter sp. Hel_I_10 genome, one interval contains:
- a CDS encoding LETM1-related biofilm-associated protein produces MNPSTNGWVENLCSQLSKRQLPFEDYAQLYAALKQYGFIYGVNISATDGFKKIHRYSEDELAKINLITALYHSYSFKHENFDFKEFSKTLLTFYEELEVSDFSLWDRLLIGKSASTKLERLINDRVNIDDDLLTKNFNKSITNSLLFVDVLVFDNYIREKIDVKSTAANLEQMIIGTLYQSLNSKSKITEEDKDVIEIIEFSTALVDDELEVQDLIYDIEYNIKPHEKLYLIDLVCLSVWDDEVLEKTEYQFLKSLAKRLEIPITVIQKSIVEVSKFHQTNRKTILLFQQTNPIHNFFENSSQLVNKLIRRNSKRLVKELRQSKDLLFLISKSTHTELTKEEQKLMYAQIVDILKTIPSLAIFMLPGGAILLPIFAKLIPNLLPSAFDDNRISK; encoded by the coding sequence ATGAATCCATCAACCAATGGCTGGGTTGAGAATTTATGTTCTCAACTCTCAAAGCGTCAATTACCTTTTGAAGATTACGCACAACTTTATGCTGCACTCAAACAGTATGGCTTTATTTATGGCGTAAACATTAGTGCCACCGATGGGTTTAAGAAGATTCATCGCTATTCGGAAGATGAGCTGGCAAAAATAAATTTGATTACCGCCTTATATCACAGCTACTCATTTAAGCACGAGAATTTTGATTTTAAAGAGTTTTCTAAAACATTACTTACGTTTTATGAAGAACTGGAAGTGTCTGACTTTTCTTTATGGGATCGATTGCTCATAGGAAAAAGTGCCAGTACAAAATTGGAACGCTTAATCAATGATCGTGTTAACATAGACGACGACTTGCTTACCAAAAATTTCAACAAGTCTATAACAAACTCTTTATTATTTGTAGATGTACTTGTCTTTGACAATTACATCAGAGAGAAGATTGACGTCAAATCAACTGCCGCTAATCTAGAGCAGATGATTATTGGAACACTTTATCAATCCCTTAATTCAAAGAGCAAAATAACCGAAGAGGATAAGGATGTTATAGAAATTATTGAGTTCTCAACCGCACTTGTCGATGACGAATTAGAGGTTCAAGATCTCATTTATGATATTGAGTATAATATCAAACCTCATGAAAAATTATATTTAATAGATCTTGTATGTCTTTCGGTATGGGACGATGAAGTTTTAGAAAAAACGGAATATCAGTTTTTAAAAAGTTTAGCGAAACGTTTAGAGATCCCTATTACTGTAATTCAAAAATCAATTGTAGAAGTCTCTAAGTTTCATCAAACCAATAGAAAGACGATCTTACTTTTTCAGCAAACCAATCCTATTCATAATTTCTTTGAAAATTCTTCTCAATTGGTCAATAAGCTAATTAGAAGAAATAGCAAGCGTTTGGTTAAAGAGTTACGACAAAGCAAGGATTTACTATTCTTAATAAGCAAGTCTACCCACACTGAGCTGACCAAGGAAGAACAAAAGTTGATGTATGCTCAAATTGTAGATATCCTTAAGACTATTCCAAGCTTGGCAATCTTCATGTTACCTGGTGGCGCTATTCTATTGCCTATTTTTGCGAAATTGATTCCCAATCTATTGCCTTCAGCATTTGATGACAACAGGATCAGTAAATAA
- a CDS encoding carboxylate-amine ligase, producing MKFTLGIEEEYQVIDPSTRELISHDQQIVTNAAKLLDEQVKAEMHQAVVEVGTNICNDISEARTEITHLRKSIGSIAHDLGFKIGAAGTHPFTKWETQLITPNPRYDEIVNELQDTARSNLIFGLHVHVGIEDKQLALHLVNSMRYFLPHLYALSTNSPFWEGRNTGFKSFRSKVFDKFPRTGIPGIFHSVAEYEHYVNLLVKTKCIDNPKKIWWDIRIHPFFPTLEVRICDVPLTIEETLSIAALVQALVAKLYKLRNQNLNFNWYHRALINENKWRASRYGIDGKMIDFGKECEVETRLLMGELLDFVDDVVDDLGSRKEIEFIEQMLKNGTGADRQLAIFEETKDLKKVVDYITDQTILGT from the coding sequence ATGAAGTTTACATTAGGCATAGAAGAAGAATATCAAGTTATTGATCCCAGCACGCGCGAATTAATTTCGCACGATCAGCAGATTGTCACCAATGCTGCAAAATTGCTCGATGAACAAGTTAAAGCAGAGATGCACCAAGCGGTTGTTGAGGTTGGTACAAATATTTGCAATGATATTTCTGAAGCACGTACCGAGATCACGCATTTACGAAAATCTATTGGTTCTATAGCTCATGATTTAGGATTTAAAATTGGTGCTGCTGGAACCCACCCTTTTACCAAATGGGAAACTCAGCTCATTACACCCAACCCTCGTTATGATGAAATTGTTAACGAGCTGCAAGACACAGCTAGGTCTAACTTAATTTTTGGCCTTCACGTTCATGTGGGTATTGAAGATAAGCAGCTGGCCTTACACTTGGTCAACTCCATGCGCTATTTTTTACCTCACTTGTATGCGCTTTCAACAAACTCTCCTTTTTGGGAAGGCAGAAATACGGGATTTAAATCGTTTAGATCAAAGGTTTTTGACAAATTCCCTAGAACCGGGATCCCTGGTATTTTTCACAGTGTGGCAGAATATGAGCATTATGTTAATCTTTTAGTTAAAACAAAGTGTATTGACAATCCGAAGAAAATTTGGTGGGATATTCGCATCCACCCATTTTTTCCAACACTAGAAGTACGCATATGCGATGTTCCTTTAACCATAGAAGAAACATTGAGCATTGCAGCACTAGTACAGGCTTTGGTTGCTAAATTGTACAAACTAAGAAATCAAAATCTTAATTTCAATTGGTACCATAGAGCTTTAATTAATGAAAACAAATGGCGGGCCAGTCGTTATGGTATTGACGGCAAAATGATTGATTTCGGAAAAGAATGCGAAGTTGAGACCAGGTTACTCATGGGAGAGCTACTTGATTTTGTAGATGATGTTGTAGATGATTTAGGCTCAAGAAAAGAGATTGAGTTTATTGAGCAAATGCTCAAAAACGGTACAGGCGCAGATCGCCAATTGGCCATTTTTGAAGAAACCAAAGATCTTAAAAAAGTGGTCGACTACATTACAGACCAAACTATACTAGGAACATAA
- a CDS encoding 2TM domain-containing protein, giving the protein MMEKYKLELYDNEEETYSYKREEAYIRAKKRVDSLIGFYWHLASYVIVNLFLIVVIGMYSNQGFTSFGTYATAFFWGIGLLFHFLGVFGPNFMFGKNWEKRKIREFMNKENENWD; this is encoded by the coding sequence ATGATGGAAAAATATAAATTAGAACTTTACGATAACGAAGAAGAGACCTATTCTTATAAACGCGAAGAAGCTTATATAAGAGCGAAAAAGCGGGTAGATAGTTTAATCGGATTTTACTGGCACCTCGCCTCTTATGTTATTGTCAATCTCTTCTTGATTGTTGTAATAGGGATGTATTCCAATCAGGGATTTACTAGTTTTGGGACTTATGCCACAGCTTTTTTCTGGGGTATTGGATTATTGTTTCATTTCTTAGGAGTTTTTGGACCAAACTTCATGTTCGGAAAAAATTGGGAAAAGCGAAAAATTCGGGAGTTTATGAATAAGGAAAATGAGAACTGGGATTAG
- a CDS encoding DUF4331 family protein — MKKSKLLIGAVVIAMGSLVAIAADHIDAPAVAGTSSDITDYYAFQGQDESTIAFVANTQGFISPADTGAAQFDEDVIIEFNIDTDGDATEDLVIQAVARDGKMYVFGPAAPSSTGLNSTILTTTPMVVDITAYGTANPVIASSNGMRIFAGPRDDPFFFDFTRYNEVLEGAPGFSDPGTDTFAASNVMSIVVEVPKDQIGGTGTINTWVESKRKQ, encoded by the coding sequence ATGAAAAAATCAAAACTTTTAATTGGAGCTGTCGTCATTGCGATGGGAAGCTTGGTCGCTATCGCGGCAGATCACATTGATGCACCTGCTGTTGCAGGAACATCAAGTGACATTACAGATTATTATGCCTTTCAAGGTCAAGATGAAAGCACCATTGCTTTTGTGGCAAACACGCAAGGTTTTATTTCACCTGCAGATACTGGAGCTGCTCAGTTTGATGAAGATGTGATCATTGAGTTCAATATTGATACCGATGGTGATGCTACTGAGGATTTAGTGATTCAGGCCGTTGCAAGAGACGGTAAAATGTATGTTTTTGGACCAGCAGCTCCATCATCAACTGGCTTAAACAGTACGATTTTAACAACCACACCTATGGTTGTAGATATTACTGCTTATGGCACCGCAAATCCGGTAATCGCGAGTTCTAATGGTATGCGCATTTTTGCAGGACCAAGAGACGATCCGTTCTTTTTTGACTTTACAAGATATAATGAAGTCTTAGAAGGAGCTCCAGGATTCAGCGATCCTGGAACAGATACTTTTGCAGCTTCCAACGTCATGTCTATAGTGGTTGAAGTACCAAAAGACCAAATTGGAGGAACCGGTACGATCAACACTTGGGTTGAGTCTAAAAGAAAACAATAA
- a CDS encoding esterase family protein has product MKEDYHKWYSPTLSKDIEMLTFGHAGYPVVLFPTTMGRFYECKDFKLIESARWFLEQGLIQIYCPDSINDMSWYNKGIHPAEKVKNHMWYDKFIMDEVVNAICHEKGISKVAMAGVSFGGYHAANFAFKHPEKVSHMFSLSGSFDIKSFLGGYYDDNVFFNNPVDFLPGSNNPELWKMKIILGVGEYDICLEANQRLAKILNDKNIPFWFDERRWAEHDWPIWLEMFPHYLSTI; this is encoded by the coding sequence TTGAAAGAAGATTATCACAAATGGTATTCACCTACTCTGAGCAAGGATATTGAAATGCTCACTTTTGGCCACGCTGGCTATCCTGTAGTATTATTTCCTACAACCATGGGACGATTTTACGAGTGTAAGGATTTTAAGCTTATAGAATCTGCACGATGGTTCTTAGAACAAGGACTCATCCAAATTTACTGTCCAGATAGTATTAACGATATGAGTTGGTACAATAAAGGCATTCATCCGGCTGAAAAGGTTAAAAACCATATGTGGTATGATAAGTTTATCATGGATGAAGTCGTGAATGCTATTTGTCATGAAAAGGGAATTTCGAAAGTAGCCATGGCTGGTGTTAGCTTTGGCGGCTATCATGCCGCTAATTTTGCATTCAAACATCCTGAAAAGGTAAGCCACATGTTTAGCTTGAGTGGTTCTTTTGACATCAAGTCGTTTTTGGGAGGCTATTATGATGACAATGTCTTTTTTAATAATCCCGTGGATTTTTTACCAGGTAGCAATAATCCTGAGCTTTGGAAAATGAAAATCATTCTAGGTGTTGGTGAATATGACATTTGCTTAGAGGCCAATCAACGACTTGCAAAAATACTCAACGACAAAAACATCCCCTTTTGGTTTGATGAGCGCCGATGGGCAGAACATGATTGGCCCATTTGGCTGGAAATGTTTCCACATTATTTATCTACAATTTAA
- a CDS encoding lipopolysaccharide assembly protein LapB, giving the protein MNSRILTIAVATLLIFSCSNSSTSKVTDKKDYNNYLALAENSTYETAKKSNEFWSNKLDATPEQYPYLAKKASTYNRMFSASGEIEYLKLAEENLVLLNEKTKFKTPGYLRSLAHNYISQHRFKESLELLEKAEALKENLPATRKMLFDVHLELGNYSKAKAYLDQIENFSDFDYLIRLAKWNDHKGNLDAAIKYMEKAMEKAESGNLKGLKQWSYTNIADFYGHAGEIEKSYAYYLKALELDPNDAYSKKGIAWILYSYEKNPDEALRILNSVSEYYKAPDYFLLKAEIADYKGDAKLKSEQLILYREALENKAYGDMYNSYNVMLYTDQSSGSKEAIKIAKEEVQNRPTPQSYDLLAWSYFKDGSIDAALQVIDEHVINKTFEPVALYHSAEIYKAAGMQEKVKPLKKELLASVYELGPMMEDKINKLQP; this is encoded by the coding sequence ATGAACTCAAGAATTTTAACGATTGCTGTTGCAACGTTACTGATTTTCAGTTGCTCAAATTCTTCAACATCGAAAGTCACAGACAAAAAAGATTACAATAATTACTTGGCCTTAGCTGAAAATAGCACTTACGAGACCGCTAAAAAATCTAACGAATTTTGGTCTAACAAATTAGATGCTACTCCAGAGCAATACCCGTACTTGGCAAAAAAGGCGTCCACTTATAATCGCATGTTTTCCGCTTCGGGAGAGATCGAATATTTGAAATTGGCCGAAGAAAACTTGGTTCTTCTCAACGAAAAAACAAAATTTAAAACTCCAGGCTATTTAAGGAGCTTGGCCCATAATTATATATCGCAACACCGTTTTAAAGAATCTTTAGAACTGTTGGAAAAAGCGGAAGCACTTAAAGAAAATCTCCCAGCAACAAGAAAAATGCTGTTTGATGTGCACTTAGAATTGGGTAATTACAGTAAGGCAAAAGCCTATTTAGATCAAATTGAAAACTTTAGTGACTTTGATTATCTCATCCGTTTGGCAAAATGGAATGATCACAAAGGAAACCTAGATGCTGCAATCAAATACATGGAAAAAGCTATGGAAAAAGCCGAGTCGGGTAACCTTAAAGGTTTAAAGCAATGGTCTTATACTAACATTGCAGACTTTTATGGTCATGCAGGAGAAATAGAAAAATCTTATGCCTATTACTTAAAAGCGTTGGAATTAGATCCTAACGATGCTTACTCAAAAAAGGGAATCGCATGGATACTCTATTCTTACGAGAAAAATCCAGATGAGGCTCTCCGTATTTTAAATTCTGTTTCAGAATATTACAAAGCACCAGATTATTTCTTGCTCAAGGCTGAAATTGCCGATTATAAAGGAGATGCTAAGCTCAAATCAGAACAGCTTATTCTTTATCGAGAAGCTTTAGAAAATAAAGCTTACGGTGATATGTACAATTCGTACAACGTGATGCTCTATACAGATCAGTCGTCTGGAAGCAAAGAGGCTATTAAAATAGCTAAAGAAGAAGTGCAAAATAGGCCAACTCCACAATCTTACGATCTTTTGGCCTGGTCTTATTTCAAGGACGGTAGTATCGATGCGGCACTACAAGTTATAGATGAACATGTCATCAACAAAACATTTGAGCCTGTAGCTCTATATCATAGTGCTGAAATTTATAAAGCCGCCGGAATGCAGGAAAAGGTGAAGCCATTAAAAAAGGAATTATTAGCCAGCGTCTATGAATTGGGACCTATGATGGAAGATAAAATTAATAAATTGCAGCCCTAA
- a CDS encoding RimK family alpha-L-glutamate ligase: MKKIGILFGQENTFPQAFIDRTNQKIKEQGIKDMVAEAVLIDTVEQAKSDEYAVIIDRISQDVPFYRAYLKNAAITGTAVINNPFWWSADEKFFNNALAEKVGVPVPKTFILPTSHRPPDTDQNSFRNMKFPFNWEKMFETIGFPAYMKPHDGGGWKSVYRVDNPDDLWRKHGETEHLVMMLQEEIQFTEYFRCYVLDTDNVHIMQYEPRNPFHLRYVIDGPQVDKKLLALVKKYCITLNKALGYDFNTVEFAVRDGIPYAIDFCNPAPDADIHSVGQDNFDWIVENAANMAIKKAKAYKKGQMNLTWGTFVKDQMAPAKTAIKKAPAKKTATPKPAVKKAESKTATPKPATKKTATPKTAIKKAATKTTKK, translated from the coding sequence ATGAAGAAAATAGGAATTTTATTCGGTCAGGAAAACACCTTTCCACAAGCATTTATAGACCGTACCAATCAAAAAATAAAAGAACAAGGCATTAAGGATATGGTTGCTGAAGCAGTGCTAATTGACACGGTTGAGCAGGCAAAATCTGACGAATATGCTGTAATTATTGATCGCATTTCACAAGACGTCCCTTTTTACAGAGCGTATTTAAAAAATGCGGCCATTACCGGTACTGCCGTTATCAACAATCCGTTTTGGTGGAGTGCCGACGAAAAGTTTTTCAATAATGCTTTAGCAGAAAAAGTAGGCGTCCCTGTCCCTAAGACCTTTATTCTACCAACATCACATCGTCCGCCAGATACCGATCAAAATTCGTTTAGAAACATGAAATTTCCTTTCAATTGGGAGAAAATGTTCGAGACCATTGGCTTTCCTGCCTACATGAAACCTCACGATGGAGGTGGATGGAAAAGTGTGTACCGTGTAGATAATCCAGATGATCTCTGGAGAAAACATGGGGAAACAGAACATTTGGTAATGATGCTTCAAGAGGAAATTCAGTTTACTGAATATTTTAGATGCTACGTTCTGGACACAGACAATGTGCACATCATGCAATACGAACCTAGAAATCCTTTTCATTTACGTTACGTGATCGACGGACCTCAAGTGGATAAAAAATTACTGGCACTTGTCAAAAAATATTGCATCACACTTAACAAAGCCTTAGGCTATGACTTTAACACAGTAGAATTTGCAGTGCGAGATGGCATCCCGTATGCCATTGATTTCTGTAACCCTGCTCCTGATGCAGACATACACTCTGTTGGTCAAGACAATTTTGACTGGATTGTCGAAAACGCTGCAAATATGGCCATCAAAAAGGCTAAAGCTTACAAGAAGGGACAAATGAATTTGACATGGGGAACCTTTGTAAAAGATCAAATGGCACCCGCTAAAACCGCAATTAAAAAAGCGCCAGCTAAAAAAACAGCAACGCCTAAACCAGCCGTAAAAAAAGCAGAATCAAAGACAGCTACTCCTAAACCTGCAACAAAAAAGACAGCAACTCCAAAGACTGCTATCAAAAAAGCAGCCACAAAAACTACCAAGAAGTAA
- a CDS encoding histidine kinase, giving the protein MKLKELPKRIWITFIIGSIVYVIGTFLSDGFQYDSINEFLLDFTIWQLYAFVLGFSNTYFFNYMERRNWKKYDTLKRIFFGILGSTIITLIDLFLLRVAVEVLYFGAPFNTFIENESWQGYAFGFWVTLIIVSVFHVIYFYNQYQKNRIKEQKVIAGAASAKFDALKNQLDPHFLFNSLNVLTSLIEENPKNAQKFTTSLSKVYRYVLEQKNKELIPVDEELAFAKTYMSLLKMRFEDSIIFEIPDQASDPEMKVVPLSLQLLLENAVKHNMVTPSKPLHIKIYEDSNHLVVMNNLQLKQIVKKSSGVGLENIKQRYRLLSNRKIIIKQREQDFVVAIPMLTKQVSVMRRLEPARSGVSDQYVKARKRVEELKAFYYSLISYCLVIPFLIFIYFKYSSHTIQWFWFPLLGWGLSLVFQAYRVFVDDGAFGAKWEQRKIEEFMQKEDRNRWS; this is encoded by the coding sequence ATGAAACTAAAAGAATTGCCAAAACGCATATGGATTACCTTCATCATTGGCTCTATTGTATATGTTATAGGAACATTTTTATCTGATGGGTTTCAATATGATAGCATTAATGAATTTCTTTTAGATTTTACAATCTGGCAGCTTTATGCTTTTGTGTTAGGATTTTCCAACACCTACTTCTTTAATTATATGGAGCGTAGAAATTGGAAAAAATACGATACGCTAAAACGTATTTTCTTCGGAATATTGGGCTCTACCATAATCACCTTGATCGATTTGTTTTTATTGAGAGTTGCTGTGGAAGTACTTTATTTCGGAGCACCGTTCAACACCTTTATAGAAAACGAGTCATGGCAAGGTTATGCCTTTGGATTTTGGGTAACGCTTATTATCGTTTCGGTTTTTCATGTCATTTACTTTTACAATCAGTATCAGAAAAATAGAATTAAAGAACAGAAGGTTATTGCTGGAGCTGCAAGTGCAAAGTTTGATGCGCTTAAAAATCAATTAGATCCTCATTTTTTATTCAATAGTCTGAATGTCTTAACCAGTCTTATTGAAGAAAATCCAAAAAATGCGCAAAAGTTCACGACCTCTTTGTCAAAAGTGTACCGTTACGTACTTGAGCAAAAAAACAAGGAATTAATTCCTGTAGATGAGGAGCTCGCATTTGCCAAGACCTATATGTCTTTATTAAAAATGCGTTTTGAGGATAGCATTATTTTTGAAATTCCAGATCAGGCCTCAGATCCAGAAATGAAAGTGGTGCCGCTGTCATTACAATTGCTTTTGGAAAATGCGGTAAAACATAATATGGTTACCCCAAGCAAACCGCTACATATTAAGATTTATGAAGATAGCAACCACTTAGTGGTTATGAATAATTTACAACTCAAGCAAATCGTGAAGAAGAGTAGTGGGGTTGGTCTTGAAAATATCAAGCAGCGCTATAGGCTACTTTCAAATAGAAAAATAATTATAAAACAACGTGAGCAGGATTTTGTTGTCGCAATACCTATGCTCACCAAACAAGTATCAGTTATGAGAAGATTAGAACCCGCAAGGTCAGGTGTTAGTGACCAGTATGTAAAGGCGCGCAAACGCGTAGAAGAGCTTAAGGCATTTTACTATAGCCTCATTTCTTACTGCCTCGTCATTCCTTTTTTAATATTTATATATTTTAAATATTCAAGTCATACCATTCAATGGTTTTGGTTCCCTTTATTAGGGTGGGGACTTAGCCTTGTATTTCAGGCTTATCGTGTATTTGTGGATGATGGAGCTTTTGGAGCTAAATGGGAGCAGCGTAAAATAGAAGAATTTATGCAAAAGGAAGATAGAAACCGATGGAGTTAA
- a CDS encoding 2TM domain-containing protein — protein MNKIDSELKYNRAKNRVKKLRGFYNHVAIYFIINFIITGFKTYNYLDNWEMFFGRVVSIDVLSSWVVWGMMLLLHFLMVTYGLGWEERKIEQYMNEELNNDSKL, from the coding sequence ATGAACAAAATAGATTCAGAATTAAAGTATAACAGAGCTAAAAATAGAGTTAAGAAATTAAGAGGGTTTTACAATCATGTTGCCATATATTTTATAATAAACTTTATTATCACAGGATTTAAAACTTATAACTATTTGGATAACTGGGAGATGTTTTTTGGTAGAGTAGTTAGTATTGATGTGTTGAGTTCATGGGTGGTTTGGGGAATGATGTTACTGCTGCATTTTCTAATGGTTACTTACGGATTGGGTTGGGAAGAGCGCAAAATTGAACAATACATGAACGAAGAATTGAATAACGACTCAAAACTTTAA
- a CDS encoding LytTR family DNA-binding domain-containing protein, giving the protein MNVIIIEDEKPSARRLQRMLKELNVDAETMLHSVEEAIDWFQKNAHPDLIFLDIQLSDGLSFEIFEAVDIKSAVIFTTAYDEYALQAFKLNSIDYLLKPIDEEDLATAVEKYNSRTANRETQAVKLDFDDIKKLLVNPIEREYKKRFSVKVGQHLKLINIDDIECFYSENKGTYAYTNEGRNYLLDLTLEQLEEELEPHKFFRVSRKFIVNVNAIDDMISYTNSRLKIKLKTFKDGEIIVARERVKEFKDWLA; this is encoded by the coding sequence ATGAATGTTATTATAATTGAAGACGAAAAACCGTCTGCAAGGCGCTTACAGCGTATGCTTAAAGAATTGAATGTTGACGCAGAAACCATGTTGCACTCTGTAGAAGAAGCTATTGATTGGTTTCAAAAGAATGCCCATCCTGATTTGATTTTTTTAGACATTCAATTGAGTGATGGTCTCTCATTTGAGATTTTTGAAGCGGTAGATATTAAATCTGCAGTTATTTTTACAACGGCTTACGATGAGTATGCGCTTCAGGCCTTCAAACTAAATAGTATCGATTATTTATTGAAACCTATTGATGAAGAAGATCTAGCAACGGCTGTAGAAAAATACAATAGTAGAACTGCAAATAGAGAAACTCAAGCCGTAAAATTAGACTTTGACGATATTAAAAAACTTTTGGTCAACCCTATTGAAAGAGAGTATAAGAAACGATTTTCAGTAAAAGTTGGTCAGCACCTCAAGTTGATCAATATCGATGACATTGAATGTTTTTACAGCGAAAATAAAGGCACTTATGCCTATACAAATGAAGGTAGAAATTATCTTTTAGACCTAACTTTAGAGCAATTGGAAGAGGAGCTAGAGCCGCATAAGTTTTTTAGAGTGAGCCGAAAATTTATTGTCAACGTTAATGCCATTGATGATATGATTAGCTATACAAACTCAAGATTAAAAATTAAATTAAAGACGTTTAAAGATGGTGAAATTATTGTGGCTAGAGAGCGCGTCAAAGAATTTAAGGATTGGCTGGCATAA
- a CDS encoding 2TM domain-containing protein, producing MDTKEKDAQNLIQAKQKLRKLKIFYIHLAGYFVLTALLLYNLYIIEDNGYKQTITILNMTTIVVWGVFLFVHGCFVFKGRFLFKRSWEEKKINDYLNKEEGQNSGFWE from the coding sequence ATGGACACTAAAGAGAAAGACGCTCAAAACTTAATTCAGGCAAAGCAAAAATTACGAAAACTTAAGATCTTCTACATTCATTTGGCTGGGTATTTTGTATTAACGGCATTACTACTTTATAACTTATATATTATTGAAGACAACGGTTACAAGCAGACCATTACTATTCTAAACATGACAACTATAGTAGTGTGGGGTGTTTTTCTTTTTGTACATGGGTGTTTTGTTTTTAAAGGAAGATTTTTATTTAAGAGAAGCTGGGAAGAAAAGAAGATCAACGATTATTTAAATAAGGAAGAAGGCCAGAATTCTGGTTTTTGGGAATAA
- a CDS encoding DUF4331 family protein: MKINNIKLMAIAVLVAFSAINCSDDDDNTPMGEVLPNFTGTYTQEDQMGRPAINTVFVNMADKNAFNRTIPSNQDAAFQTKFQNKLLALNPNYTTNALGFTAEAFTTALATDVLTVSLDGTTTFFDGTNVLTGRALGDDVIDTELLLIFGGPDGTANPGLTSDNVDSNDKAFSDSFPYLASPW; encoded by the coding sequence ATGAAAATCAATAATATAAAATTAATGGCAATTGCTGTTCTCGTTGCTTTTTCTGCAATCAACTGTAGCGATGACGATGATAATACACCCATGGGAGAAGTGCTTCCGAACTTTACAGGAACTTACACACAGGAAGATCAAATGGGTCGCCCTGCAATTAACACCGTTTTTGTAAATATGGCAGATAAAAATGCATTCAATAGAACCATTCCTAGTAATCAAGATGCCGCATTTCAAACCAAATTTCAGAACAAACTTTTGGCTTTGAATCCTAACTACACAACCAATGCTCTTGGGTTTACGGCAGAAGCTTTTACAACTGCTTTAGCTACAGATGTACTGACTGTTAGTTTAGATGGTACCACCACGTTTTTTGATGGTACTAACGTATTAACTGGTCGTGCATTAGGTGATGATGTCATAGATACTGAGTTACTCTTAATCTTCGGTGGACCAGACGGTACTGCAAACCCTGGTTTAACTAGTGATAATGTAGATTCAAATGACAAAGCATTTAGTGACTCCTTTCCTTACCTAGCTTCGCCTTGGTAA
- a CDS encoding M48 family metallopeptidase, which translates to MKHLIYILITFISTVTMAQGNFEKGMVKAFDLWKAGNTEDAQHMFERIAAAEQDQWLPHYYIAQINSLKSWNETDAQVLKRQLEKAQDHLNIAMAISKDNPELLVLQAHVWTNWVAFDGMTYGMKYSGKITALYHKIIKMAPDNPRVVFSKAEWDMGSAKYFGHDTAPFCADIEKSTKLFATFKPETELHPNWGKERAEEALESCKG; encoded by the coding sequence ATGAAACATTTAATTTACATTTTAATCACTTTTATTTCGACGGTAACAATGGCACAGGGCAATTTCGAAAAAGGAATGGTAAAAGCCTTCGACCTTTGGAAAGCAGGAAACACAGAAGACGCTCAACATATGTTTGAACGTATTGCCGCTGCAGAACAAGACCAATGGTTGCCGCATTATTACATTGCCCAGATCAACAGTCTTAAAAGCTGGAATGAAACCGATGCACAAGTCTTAAAGCGCCAGTTAGAAAAAGCACAAGACCATTTAAATATAGCTATGGCCATAAGTAAAGATAATCCTGAACTACTAGTGCTACAGGCTCATGTTTGGACCAATTGGGTCGCATTTGACGGGATGACTTATGGCATGAAATATAGCGGTAAGATTACTGCCTTATACCATAAGATCATCAAGATGGCGCCAGATAATCCTAGAGTAGTGTTTAGCAAAGCTGAGTGGGACATGGGAAGCGCCAAGTATTTTGGGCATGACACAGCGCCCTTTTGTGCAGACATAGAAAAGTCTACCAAACTTTTTGCTACATTTAAACCAGAAACAGAGTTGCATCCCAATTGGGGTAAGGAACGCGCCGAAGAAGCTTTGGAATCTTGTAAAGGCTAA